Below is a window of Planctomycetota bacterium DNA.
CCGAGCTGGGCGATGCCGTACTCGACGTAGTAGAAGGGAATGCCGAACAGGTGCAGCTGCCGCTGCCAGAGCGTGGCGCGGAATTTCTCCAGGCCGGTCCAGTCCACGATGCCGCCGAAGCGAGCATCCAGTTCCAGCCACTTCGCTTCGCGCGCCTTCGCGTCGTGCTTCGGATTGAGATAGACCCAGTGCTGGAAGGCGTCGATCTGCGCGATCCAGGGAAGAATGGTGATCACCCGGTTTTCAAGCTGGTCGCGCTTGGCCCGCGCCGCGTCGGCCTCGTTGAAGAATTCCTTCAGGTAGGGAAGCGTCAGAAGTTCCTGGCTCATGCTGGCTACCTCCGCAAACTCCATCGGACTTCCGCGATAGAGCAGAATCGGATCGTCCTTGGAGAGCAGGCTGTGGAAGGCGTGACCCGCTTCGTGCACCATGGTGACCAGGTCATTGAAGAGTCCGGCGGCGTTCATGAAGATGAAGGGCTTGCGCGAAGCCTGCCGCTGATATTGGTAGCCGCCCGGCGCCTTGCCCTTGCGACTGTCCAGATCCAGGCAGCCGCCACCGAGCATGGTGTCGAACATCTGCGAAAGGCCCGCGTCCATGTTCTTGTAGGTGCGCGACGTCTTGGCGATCAGATCGTCGGCGTTGGTGAAGGGCCGAAGCGGCGCCCGACCCTGGATGTCCACCTTGAGGTCCCACGGGCGCAGCGATTGCAGTCCCAGCGCCTTGGCGCGGTTTCGCTGGATTTCACGGGCCAGCGGCACGCAATGCTTCTCGATGGCGTCCTGGAAGCGGCCGCAATCCTCGGGCGTGTAGTCGAAGCGGTGCATGCGCTGATGCTGGAAGTCGCGGAAATTCTTGAAGCCCGCATTGAGGCCCATTTGGTTGCGCAGCGCGATCAGCTTGTCGTAGATCTCGTCGATCTTCGCCGAGTCCTGCAGGCGCCGCTCGGCGACCGCGCGCCAGCTCGCCTCGCGCTTGGCGCGGTCGGTCTCCTCCAGGTAGCGGGCCATCTGCG
It encodes the following:
- a CDS encoding M3 family oligoendopeptidase, yielding MSQPAVDCSPTAATQSFVPAGLNAADWNQLEPLYQQLITRTLRCENCLERLILDRSELDAAASEAEANLYIGMTCHTDNAAAKKAFLDFVEQVDPNLKRVGFELDKKIANSPHAKMLDKDRYGVLLRSVNQEVKLFREENVALQTEATKLDQNYSEISGAMMVNFDGEDRTLPQMARYLEETDRAKREASWRAVAERRLQDSAKIDEIYDKLIALRNQMGLNAGFKNFRDFQHQRMHRFDYTPEDCGRFQDAIEKHCVPLAREIQRNRAKALGLQSLRPWDLKVDIQGRAPLRPFTNADDLIAKTSRTYKNMDAGLSQMFDTMLGGGCLDLDSRKGKAPGGYQYQRQASRKPFIFMNAAGLFNDLVTMVHEAGHAFHSLLSKDDPILLYRGSPMEFAEVASMSQELLTLPYLKEFFNEADAARAKRDQLENRVITILPWIAQIDAFQHWVYLNPKHDAKAREAKWLELDARFGGIVDWTGLEKFRATLWQRQLHLFGIPFYYVEYGIAQLGALQVWLASLLDEKKAIANYKKGLTLGGSKPLPQLFEAAGIKFDFSSSMVEKLMGALGAELKKLPAN